One segment of Brassica napus cultivar Da-Ae chromosome C3, Da-Ae, whole genome shotgun sequence DNA contains the following:
- the LOC106388791 gene encoding nitrogen regulatory protein P-II homolog, whose protein sequence is MAASIAKPISATSLRFYSDRKNNISFSDCISISSGFRHSPPSSLDLVAKPPPTKARVSHLVRAQSSYDYIPDSKFYKVEAIVRPWRIQHVSSALLKIGIRGVTVSDVRGFGAQGGSKERHGGSEFSEDKFVAKVKMEIVVKKEQVESVINTIIDGARTGEIGDGKIFVLPVSDVIRVRTGERGEQAEKMTGDMLSSS, encoded by the exons ATGGCGGCTTCAATCGCGAAACCCATCTCTGCAACCTCTCTCCGTTTCTACTCCGACCGAAAGAACAACATTTCCTTCTCAGATTGCATCTCGATATCTTCTGGGTTCCGACATTCCCCACCGTCTTCCCTCGATTTGGTCGCAAAACCACCACCGACCAAGGCTCGCGTTTCCCATCTCGTTAGAGCCCAAAGCTCTTATG attatATTCCAGACTCAAAGTTTTACAAGGTGGAAGCAATTGTCAG GCCATGGAGAATCCAGCATGTTTCATCG GCTTTACTGAAAATTGGGATTCGAGGTGTGACGGTTTCTGATGTCCGAGGGTTTGGTGCACAAGGTGGATCCAAAGAGAGACATGGTG GGTCTGAGTTCTCTGAAGACAAGTTCGTTGCTAAAGTTAAGATGGAGATCGTTGTTAAGAAAGAACAA GTGGAGTCTGTAATCAACACCATAATCGATGGAGCAAGAACAGGAGAGATCGGAGATGGCAAAATATTCG TTTTGCCTGTGTCAGATGTCATAAGGGTTCGGACAGGTGAGCGTGGAGAACAAGCAGAGAAGATGACTGGTGACATGCTTTCGTCATCTTAG
- the LOC106388787 gene encoding probable copper-transporting ATPase HMA5, with translation MGTLLGDLSMVTKLTSMWKERLSEWSVGSGSLRETAPQEYEEAASMAVFRIVGMTCSACAGSVERAIKRLPGIHEAVVDALNNRAHILFYPGVVNEEKIRETIEDIGFEASLIENERTNQACRIRINGMTCTSCSSTVERALKSVNGVERAHVALAIEEAEIHYDPSLVSSEKLLEAIENAGFEAILISTRTGEDVSKITLKIDGEFTDESITIIERSLEAIHGVQKVEINPGNDKISVLYNPDVTGPRNFIRVIESTVFAGHIKATIFTEGGVGRDSQNQGEIKQYCKSFLWSLVFTAPVFLTAMVFMYIPGVKNMLMFKVVNMLNVGEIIRWVLATPVQFFIGWRFYIGSYKALRRGSANMDVLVALGTNAAYFYSLYTVLRAATSPDFMGVDFFETSAMLISFIILGKYLEVLARGKTSEAIAKLMNLAPETAMLLNLDNEGHVTGEEEIDGRLIQKNDIIKIIPGAKVASDGYVIWGQSHVNESMITGEARPVAKRKGDTVIGGTLNENGVLHVKVTRVGSESALAQIVGLVESAQLAKAPVQKLADQISKFFVPLVIFVSLSTWLAWFIAGKLHWYPESWIPSSMVSFELALQFGISVMVIACPCALGLATPTAVMVGTGVGASQGVLIKGGLALERAHKVTCIVFDKTGTLTMGKPVVVKTKILNSMVIGDFYEIVAATEVNSEHPLAKAIVEYAKIFKDEQENHAWPEARDFVSITGKGVKATVRGIKVMVGNKKLMCDHGVSIPDDAQELLAEAEEMAQTGILVSINGELAGFVAVSDPLKPIAGEAISILKSMNIVSIMVTGDNWGTANSIAREVGIDSVFAEAKPEQKAEKVKELQAMGHVVAMVGDGINDSPALVAADVGMAIGAGTDIAIEAADIVLMKSNLEDVITAIDLSRKTFSRIRLNYVWALGYNLMGIPIAAGVLFPYTRFRLPPWIAGAAMAASSVSVVCCSLLLKNYKRPKKLDNLEIREIQVERV, from the exons ATGGGAACTTTACTGGGTGACCTTTCCATGGTGACGAAACTCACATCCATGTGGAAAGAGAGATTAAGTGAATGGTCTGTCGGCAGCGGATCGCTTAGGGAAACGGCGCCACAGGAGTATGAAGAGGCGGCTTCCATGGCAGTTTTCCGCATAGTTGGGATGACTTGCTCTGCTTGTGCTGGATCTGTCGAGAGAGCTATCAAGCGGCTCCCGGGGATTCACGAGGCAGTCGTCGACGCGCTGAACAATCGGGCTCACATCCTGTTTTACCCAGGCGTTGTCAAT GAGGAGAAAATTCGTGAGACTATTGAAGATATTGGATTTGAAGCATCGTTGATAGAAAATGAGAGGACCAACCAAGCATGCAGAATAAGGATAAATGGTATGACTTGTACCTCATGTTCTTCGACCGTCGAAAGAGCTCTGAAATCAGTTAATGGTGTAGAAAGAGCTCATGTCGCCTTAGCCATAGAAGAAGCTGAAATTCATTATGATCCCAGTCTTGTGAGCTCTGAGAAACTACTGGAAGCCATTGAAAATGCTGGATTTGAAGCCATACTTATAAGTACACGTACGGGTGAGGATGTGAGCAAGATCACTTTAAAGATTGATGGTGAGTTTACTGATGAATCCATTACAATAATTGAAAGATCTCTTGAAGCAATTCATGGGGTCCAAAAAGTTGAGATCAACCCTGGAAATGATAAGATATCTGTACTGTACAACCCTGATGTGACGGGACCAAGGAACTTCATTCGGGTGATAGAGTCAACAGTGTTTGCTGGTCACATTAAGGCAACAATATTCACAGAAGGAGGGGTAGGCAGAGACTCTCAGAACCAAGGGGAGATTAAGCAGTACTGCAAGTCTTTTCTTTGGAGCTTGGTGTTCACAGCACCGGTGTTCTTGACAGCCATGGTCTTTATGTATATCCCTGGAGTTAAAAACATGCTGATGTTTAAGGTTGTTAATATGCTCAATGTTGGAGAAATCATAAGGTGGGTTTTGGCTACCCCTGTCCAGTTTTTCATAGGTTGGAGATTTTATATTGGCTCTTACAAAGCGTTACGACGGGGATCAGCTAACATGGATGTTCTGGTCGCCTTGGGAACAAACGCAGCCTACTTCTATTCATTGTATACAGTTCTGAGAGCTGCAACATCTCCGGATTTCATGGGAGTTGATTTCTTTGAGACCAGTGCCATGCTCATCTCATTTATCATCCTTGGAAAATATTTGGAGGTTCTTGCTAGAGGAAAAACATCTGAAGCTATTGCAAAGCTTATGAACTTGGCGCCCGAAACTGCGATGTTGTTGAATCTGGACAATGAAGGACATGTGACTGGGGAAGAAGAGATTGATGGTCGACTGATACAGAAGAATGACATAATCAAAATAATTCCTGGTGCTAAAGTAGCTTCAGATGGTTATGTCATATGGGGACAAAGCCATGTGAACGAAAGTATGATAACTGGAGAGGCAAGGCCAGTGGCGAAGAGGAAAGGTGATACAGTTATAGGAGGAACTTTGAATGAGAACGGAGTTCTACATGTTAAGGTCACAAGGGTTGGTTCAGAGAGTGCTCTTGCGCAGATTGTTGGACTTGTTGAGTCCGCACAGCTGGCCAAAGCTCCAGTACAGAAGTTAGCTGATCAGATTTCTAAGTTCTTTGTTCCTCTG GTAATTTTTGTGTCGCTCTCAACTTGGCTTGCCTGGTTTATAGCTGGGAAATTGCATTGGTACCCTGAATCATGGATACCTTCTTCAATGGTTAGCTTCGAGCTAGCTCTTCAGTTTGGGATCTCTGTCATGGTCATAGCTTGTCCATGTGCTCTAGGGTTAGCTACTCCCACGGCTGTTATGGTTGGTACTGGGGTTGGTGCATCCCAAGGTGTGCTGATAAAAGGTGGTCTCGCCTTAGAAAGAGCACACAAG GTTACTTGCATTGTCTTTGACAAGACAGGAACACTCACAATGGGGAAGCCTGTGGTTGTTAAAACGAAAATCCTAAACAGTATGGTCATTGGAGACTTCTACGAAATTGTTGCTGCAACTGAG gtaaACAGTGAGCACCCATTAGCAAAGGCCATTGTTGAGTATGCGAAGATATTCAAAGATGAGCAAGAGAATCATGCATGGCCTGAAGCTCGTGATTTTGTCTCCATCACAGGAAAAGGTGTGAAAGCGACGGTGAGAGGAATAAAGGTTATGGTGGGAAACAAGAAACTCATGTGTGATCATGGAGTTAGCATTCCAGATGATGCTCAAGAGTTGCTAGCAGAAGCGGAAGAGATGGCCCAGACCGGTATTCTTGTCTCCATAAACGGTGAATTGGCTGGATTTGTAGCTGTTTCAGATCCGCTAAAACCGATTGCTGGAGAAGCCATCTCCATTCTAAAATCCATGAACATCGTAAGCATCATGGTTACTGGTGACAACTGGGGAACTGCTAATTCCATTGCTAGAGAAGTCGGTATCGACTCTGTTTTCGCGGAAGCTAAACCCGAGCAAAAAGCAGAGAAAGTCAAAGAATTACAG GCTATGGGTCATGTTGTGGCAATGGTGGGTGACGGAATCAATGACTCACCCGCTCTCGTGGCAGCAGATGTAGGAATGGCAATTGGTGCAGGAACGGACATTGCCATAGAAGCAGCTGACATCGTTCTGATGAAAAGCAACTTAGAAGATGTGATCACAGCCATTGATCTTTCAAGGAAAACCTTCTCAAGAATCCGTCTCAACTATGTTTGGGCTCTCGGTTATAACCTCATGGGAATACCGATCGCTGCAGGAGTGCTTTTCCCGTACACACGTTTCAGGTTGCCTCCATGGATTGCAGGTGCTGCAATGGCGGCTTCTTCTGTTAGTGTTGTATGTTGCTCTCTCTTGTTGAAGAATTACAAGCGCCCTAAGAAGCTTGATAATCTGGAGATCCGTGAGATTCAGGTGGAgcgagtttaa
- the LOC106388788 gene encoding protein NIM1-INTERACTING 1-like, with amino-acid sequence MLLLETLNLTILFPFRMAIRSKETEEENKRINEIDEPEEDEDKKMEMFFNLIRNYQEARKRRRQELIEDSGETAPNPTKRSDNGEKSGVAPPVFRAEDFTHCIDLNLEPIVSTEEEKQEEEEEETREENVLDLNLAL; translated from the coding sequence ATGCTTCTCctcgaaaccctaaatctcaCCATTCTCTTCCCCTTTCGAATGGCGATAAGGAGCAAAGAGacagaagaagagaacaagagAATCAACGAGATCGATGAAccagaagaagacgaagataaGAAGATGGAGATGTTCTTCAATCTCATAAGAAACTACCAGGAGGCCAGGAAACGAAGACGACAAGAGTTAATCGAAGATTCCGGCGAAACTGCTCCGAATCCGACCAAGAGGTCCGACAACGGAGAAAAATCCGGCGTTGCTCCTCCTGTGTTCCGCGCCGAGGATTTCACTCACTGTATAGACTTGAACTTAGAGCCAATTGTCTCCACTGAGGAggagaaacaagaagaagaagaggaggagacaaGAGAAGAGAATGTTTTAGATCTTAATCTCGCAttgtaa
- the BNAC03G31340D gene encoding uncharacterized protein BNAC03G31340D has product MADQDFIYRISTDQEWQEFQKKGSSLGGELDKSTGCFHLSKLEQVQMTLQNFFLNAKEDLYLLQIDPNKLGDGLIYEAVDEVNSFPHFYGPDRTFIPLPLDSVVKAEKLTFTNGKFTCSFLTG; this is encoded by the exons atggcTGATCAAGATTTTATATACAGAATCAGTACGGATCAAGAGTGGCAAGAGTTTCAGAAGAAGGGATCTTCTTTAGGTGGAGAGCTCGACAAGTCAACTGGTTGCTTTCATCTCAGCAAACTCGAgcag GTGCAAATGACATTGCAGAACTTCTTCTTGAACGCTAAGGAGGATCTTTACCTTCTTCAAATCGACCCTAACAAG CTTGGAGATGGATTGATCTATGAAGCTGTGGATGAAGTGAACAGCTTCCCTCACTTCTACGGTCCAGACAGAACATTCATTCCTCTTCCTCTAGATTCTGTCGTCAAAGCTGAGAAGCTAACATTCACAAATGGCAAATTCACCTGTAGCTTCTTGACTGGATGA